From one Electrophorus electricus isolate fEleEle1 chromosome 20, fEleEle1.pri, whole genome shotgun sequence genomic stretch:
- the traip gene encoding E3 ubiquitin-protein ligase TRAIP isoform X2: MPIRAYCTICSDFFDHSKDVAAIHCGHTFHYVCLLQWFQSAPTKTCPQCRKQVSTRHIINKLFFDIAAEDEGSATDPESLQNELGRMKALLCEKEREWRDKQKAAEALQETMERQRTDLDRVRREIGEKEMLCTALRKQLQYLESQHRESESAKEEAKRLRIKMKTYESLHVVLQGQRAEVEAMISDMGVGQSAVEQLSIYCISLKKEYENLKGGLKSSNEMCEKLKRDVFSSNNKLQKTIAEKNKLTEDMKSLQNDLTNADKEVTSLKKKVEILQKTLSTPTRTNEAISRLVLESPAPLELKPPRLHPPIDSQDIDLNLTFDINTPEQVEKRSIPMPMKKMRLELTDSSSKHGENVFGSKNQNSHTKDEVSVESMFRNSLLFRKKTFGSMLDPHSKPGSVRTGYDGFGGRTKFIQPVSLSQALIKMSFECNSVSLG; the protein is encoded by the exons ATGCCAATACGAGCTTACTGCACCATCTGTTCGGATTTCTTTGACCATTCAAAAGACGTGGCAGCGATTCACTGTGGCCACACGTTCCACTATGTGTG TCTTCTTCAGTGGTTCCAGTCCGCTCCCACAAAGACATGTCCACAATGCAGGAAGCAG GTCAGTACAAGGCACATCATCAACAAGCTATTCTTTGATATAGCGGCCGAGGATGAGGGTTCTGCAACAGATCCAGAAAGCTTACAG AATGAGCTGGGCAGAATGAAAGCGCTTTTATGTGAAAAGG AGAGGGAGTGGCGAGACAAGCAGAAGGCGGCTGAAGCTCTGCAGGAGACGATGGAGAGGCAGAGGACGGATCTGGACCGAGTCAGGAGAGAGATAGGGGAGAAGGAGATGCTCTGCACTGCCCTtcga aaacagctgcaGTACCTGGAGAGCCAGCACAGGGAGAGTGAGTCAGCTAAAGAGGAAGCCAAGCGACTCCGCATCAAAATGAAAACCTAcgagag TCTTCATGTGGTCCTGCAGGGCCAGAGGGCTGAGGTGGAGGCCATGATCTCCGACATGGGGGTGGGGCAGTCCGCCGTAGAACAGCTCTCCATCTACTGCATCTCCCTGAAAAA aGAGTATGAAAATCTGAAGGGCGGTCTCAAATCCTCGAATGAGATGTGTGAGAAGCTGAAGAGAGACGTGTTCTCCTCTAATAATAAG CTTCAGAAGACCATAGCAGAGAAGAACAAGTTGACCGAGGACATGAAGTCTCTGCAAAATGACCTCACCAATGCAGACAAAGAGGTCACT agtctGAAGAAGAAAGTAGAGATACTGCAGAAGACCCTAAGCACGCCCACTCGCACCAACGAGGCCATCAGCCGCCTGGTGTTGGAGAG CCCCGCCCCTTTAGAGCTTAAACCCCCGAGATTACACCCACCTATTGACAGTCAGGACATCGACCTCAACCTAACCTTTGACATCAACACACCTGAGCAGGTGGAGAAGAGATCTATTCCCATGCCAATGAAGAAGATGCGCCTGGAACTGACAGA CTCTTCATCTAAACATggtgaaaatgtatttggaaGTAAG AATCAAAACTCTCATACCAAAGACGAAGTTTCTGTGGAGTCCATGTTCCGGAactctctgctcttcaggaagAAGACATTTGGCAGCATGCTAGATCCACACAGCAAACCTGGCTCT GTAAGAACAGGTTACGATGGCTTTGGAGGAAGGACCAAGTTCATCCAGCCTGTATCCTTGTCTCAAGCACTAATAAAGATGTCATTTGAG TGTAACTCAGTCTCCCTTGGCTGA
- the traip gene encoding E3 ubiquitin-protein ligase TRAIP isoform X1, with product MPIRAYCTICSDFFDHSKDVAAIHCGHTFHYVCLLQWFQSAPTKTCPQCRKQVSTRHIINKLFFDIAAEDEGSATDPESLQNELGRMKALLCEKEREWRDKQKAAEALQETMERQRTDLDRVRREIGEKEMLCTALRKQLQYLESQHRESESAKEEAKRLRIKMKTYESLHVVLQGQRAEVEAMISDMGVGQSAVEQLSIYCISLKKEYENLKGGLKSSNEMCEKLKRDVFSSNNKLQKTIAEKNKLTEDMKSLQNDLTNADKEVTSLKKKVEILQKTLSTPTRTNEAISRLVLESPAPLELKPPRLHPPIDSQDIDLNLTFDINTPEQVEKRSIPMPMKKMRLELTDSSSKHGENVFGSKNQNSHTKDEVSVESMFRNSLLFRKKTFGSMLDPHSKPGSVRTGYDGFGGRTKFIQPSPLAEMRPHVIKAKRKKVSRPVASKLAPNLTTLDGFLE from the exons ATGCCAATACGAGCTTACTGCACCATCTGTTCGGATTTCTTTGACCATTCAAAAGACGTGGCAGCGATTCACTGTGGCCACACGTTCCACTATGTGTG TCTTCTTCAGTGGTTCCAGTCCGCTCCCACAAAGACATGTCCACAATGCAGGAAGCAG GTCAGTACAAGGCACATCATCAACAAGCTATTCTTTGATATAGCGGCCGAGGATGAGGGTTCTGCAACAGATCCAGAAAGCTTACAG AATGAGCTGGGCAGAATGAAAGCGCTTTTATGTGAAAAGG AGAGGGAGTGGCGAGACAAGCAGAAGGCGGCTGAAGCTCTGCAGGAGACGATGGAGAGGCAGAGGACGGATCTGGACCGAGTCAGGAGAGAGATAGGGGAGAAGGAGATGCTCTGCACTGCCCTtcga aaacagctgcaGTACCTGGAGAGCCAGCACAGGGAGAGTGAGTCAGCTAAAGAGGAAGCCAAGCGACTCCGCATCAAAATGAAAACCTAcgagag TCTTCATGTGGTCCTGCAGGGCCAGAGGGCTGAGGTGGAGGCCATGATCTCCGACATGGGGGTGGGGCAGTCCGCCGTAGAACAGCTCTCCATCTACTGCATCTCCCTGAAAAA aGAGTATGAAAATCTGAAGGGCGGTCTCAAATCCTCGAATGAGATGTGTGAGAAGCTGAAGAGAGACGTGTTCTCCTCTAATAATAAG CTTCAGAAGACCATAGCAGAGAAGAACAAGTTGACCGAGGACATGAAGTCTCTGCAAAATGACCTCACCAATGCAGACAAAGAGGTCACT agtctGAAGAAGAAAGTAGAGATACTGCAGAAGACCCTAAGCACGCCCACTCGCACCAACGAGGCCATCAGCCGCCTGGTGTTGGAGAG CCCCGCCCCTTTAGAGCTTAAACCCCCGAGATTACACCCACCTATTGACAGTCAGGACATCGACCTCAACCTAACCTTTGACATCAACACACCTGAGCAGGTGGAGAAGAGATCTATTCCCATGCCAATGAAGAAGATGCGCCTGGAACTGACAGA CTCTTCATCTAAACATggtgaaaatgtatttggaaGTAAG AATCAAAACTCTCATACCAAAGACGAAGTTTCTGTGGAGTCCATGTTCCGGAactctctgctcttcaggaagAAGACATTTGGCAGCATGCTAGATCCACACAGCAAACCTGGCTCT GTAAGAACAGGTTACGATGGCTTTGGAGGAAGGACCAAGTTCATCCAGCCT TCTCCCTTGGCTGAGATGAGGCCCCACGTCATAAAAGCCAAGAGAAAGAAGGTGTCTAGGCCTGTTGCAAGCAAGTTGGCCCCCAACCTCACCACACTCGATGGTTTCCTGGAGTGA